The following coding sequences lie in one Synechococcus sp. PCC 7336 genomic window:
- a CDS encoding multicopper oxidase domain-containing protein: protein MPLPPSFTDCSSLPSHCHRWRLRARFADFPGKTVYHCHILDHEDLGMMGTVEVTA from the coding sequence ATGCCTCTCCCTCCCAGTTTTACCGATTGCAGCTCCCTTCCATCTCATTGCCACCGATGGCGGTTGAGGGCTCGGTTTGCTGACTTTCCAGGGAAAACGGTGTACCACTGTCACATTCTCGACCACGAAGATCTGGGCATGATGGGGACCGTCGAGGTCACGGCTTAG
- a CDS encoding glycoside hydrolase family 38 C-terminal domain-containing protein encodes MDRSLGKAIACLRQQAVLDLMAGWQASPAGDTRTWLEPERRIWMWPRGQQRQIFRQTWQVPDRLGVLPLEGATLRLKLLWWAAAAEIWVNGDRVCAGDLFDRDCRLPLSVAAIAGERFELELRLESPGHDDGALMVSQIVAEYPQRVCDPGRLADELAVLQSCRPLLDSGEDETAWDGQAWGDRLLEVFERPIDDRIWEQLGQLRGELLPFGRQLKQRRVYLLGNAHIDVAWLWPIAETQAVVQRTFESVLNLQRQFPKMTFNQSTALSYGWIERHYPALFETVRQAVQQGWWELTGGMWVEPDCNLPCGEALVRQVLYGQRYFRERFDRQVKVAWNPDSFGFCGQLPQILAKSGFEVFITQKLTWNDTNSFPHQLFWWEGLDGSRILTYFCNELGQGIEPEAIAQSVVQWERDCGTRESLWLYGVGDHGGGPTADMLNVASSWGQDDLFFSLEPATAEAFFDRLKPNLDQLELAVWRDELYLEFHRGTYTSKADRKRQNRQLEVWLTNVEKLRAIAAIEANIPYPQQDLQAAWQTFLTNQFHDILPGSAIPEAFADADRADGEVRRVCREAIAALADGNGDRDRFSVWNLLNWERRELVELSDTDWNLENVSGVLEIETSQVLPIQVTDSGLMFPARVASMGAAQFQLLRGAIAALPEVDSPLEVAGDRLENRYVRVQIDLKTGEIGQIVDKRSGRALLSGNAELQVFDDRGQYWDAWNIDPEYEAKRLEGLKLVAIEVVESGPLRASVRVVWQFRRSRLQQEIQLEADAAFVTVCNQWDWQESHLLLKANFPLAFSAPLATYEIPFGAIERSTLGETSQERAKWEVPALRWANLSGDGMGLAVLNDCKYGYDAKPNGLRLTLLRSPTWPDPNSDLGRHEFVYRLVPHAGNWRAAGIVRQGWHLNNALYPLPQGSISGDRPLIEIDSEAIVLAAWKRAEDGAGWIVRLYESCGESVTTEVQVSQAIGSLQVCDLLENAMSELPARGDRFAVTFKPFEIQTYRLQLQA; translated from the coding sequence TTGGACCGGTCTCTGGGGAAAGCGATCGCCTGTTTGAGACAGCAGGCGGTGCTGGATTTGATGGCCGGTTGGCAGGCGAGTCCTGCCGGTGACACTCGCACTTGGTTAGAGCCGGAGCGTCGCATTTGGATGTGGCCGCGAGGGCAGCAACGACAGATCTTCCGACAAACTTGGCAGGTGCCCGATCGCTTAGGGGTATTGCCCTTGGAAGGAGCGACTTTGCGGTTGAAGCTGTTGTGGTGGGCCGCAGCGGCTGAGATTTGGGTGAATGGCGATCGCGTTTGTGCAGGGGATTTATTCGATCGCGACTGTCGCCTGCCGCTGTCGGTAGCGGCGATCGCGGGGGAGCGCTTCGAGCTGGAACTGCGGCTAGAGAGCCCCGGCCACGACGATGGGGCCTTGATGGTTTCGCAGATCGTGGCGGAATATCCCCAGCGGGTTTGCGATCCGGGACGGTTGGCGGATGAGCTGGCGGTGCTGCAGAGTTGTCGGCCACTGTTAGACTCCGGCGAGGATGAAACGGCTTGGGATGGGCAGGCGTGGGGCGATCGCTTGCTAGAGGTCTTCGAGCGGCCCATTGACGACCGGATCTGGGAGCAACTGGGGCAGTTGCGGGGGGAGTTACTGCCCTTCGGTCGCCAGTTGAAGCAGCGACGGGTGTATTTGTTGGGGAATGCCCATATTGATGTGGCTTGGCTGTGGCCGATCGCCGAAACGCAGGCGGTGGTGCAGCGCACGTTTGAGTCGGTGCTGAACTTGCAGCGGCAGTTTCCCAAAATGACGTTTAACCAGAGCACGGCACTGTCCTATGGGTGGATCGAACGGCATTATCCCGCACTATTTGAGACCGTTCGGCAGGCGGTGCAGCAGGGGTGGTGGGAGCTGACGGGGGGCATGTGGGTGGAGCCCGATTGCAATTTGCCCTGCGGCGAGGCGTTGGTGCGGCAGGTGCTGTACGGGCAGCGGTATTTTCGCGAGCGCTTCGATCGGCAGGTGAAGGTGGCCTGGAATCCCGATAGTTTCGGCTTTTGCGGGCAGTTGCCGCAAATTTTGGCCAAAAGTGGGTTTGAGGTGTTTATCACCCAAAAGCTCACTTGGAATGACACGAATTCATTTCCCCATCAGCTGTTTTGGTGGGAGGGGTTGGATGGGTCGCGCATTCTGACCTATTTCTGCAATGAATTGGGGCAGGGGATCGAGCCGGAGGCGATCGCCCAGTCTGTCGTGCAATGGGAGCGCGATTGCGGCACGCGAGAGTCTTTATGGCTGTATGGGGTGGGGGACCACGGCGGCGGCCCAACGGCGGATATGTTGAATGTGGCCAGCAGTTGGGGGCAAGATGACTTGTTTTTCTCGTTGGAGCCTGCCACGGCAGAAGCGTTTTTCGATCGCCTCAAACCCAACTTAGACCAATTGGAGCTAGCGGTTTGGCGGGATGAGCTGTACTTGGAGTTTCATCGCGGCACCTATACTTCTAAGGCCGATCGCAAGCGTCAGAATCGCCAGCTAGAAGTATGGCTGACCAATGTTGAGAAGTTGAGGGCGATCGCCGCGATTGAGGCCAATATTCCCTATCCCCAACAGGATTTGCAGGCAGCTTGGCAAACCTTTTTAACCAACCAGTTTCACGATATTTTGCCGGGATCGGCGATTCCAGAGGCGTTTGCGGATGCCGATCGCGCCGATGGCGAGGTTCGCCGAGTTTGCCGAGAGGCGATCGCCGCACTGGCGGACGGCAATGGCGATCGCGATCGCTTCTCCGTCTGGAATTTATTGAATTGGGAACGCCGCGAGTTAGTGGAGTTGTCGGATACCGATTGGAATTTAGAAAACGTTTCAGGCGTTCTGGAGATCGAAACTTCGCAGGTGCTGCCAATCCAAGTGACAGATTCTGGCCTGATGTTTCCGGCCCGAGTCGCCAGCATGGGAGCTGCCCAATTCCAATTGCTGCGAGGGGCGATCGCGGCATTGCCCGAGGTGGATTCCCCATTGGAGGTCGCTGGCGATCGCCTAGAGAATCGGTATGTGCGGGTGCAGATCGATTTGAAGACAGGGGAGATCGGCCAAATTGTCGATAAGCGTTCCGGTCGGGCGCTGTTGTCGGGCAATGCGGAGCTGCAGGTGTTTGACGATCGCGGTCAATATTGGGATGCCTGGAATATCGATCCCGAATACGAAGCCAAGCGGCTGGAGGGTTTAAAGCTGGTTGCGATTGAAGTGGTGGAGTCGGGACCGTTGCGGGCCTCGGTAAGGGTGGTGTGGCAGTTTCGGCGATCGCGCCTGCAGCAGGAGATTCAACTAGAGGCGGATGCTGCCTTTGTGACGGTGTGCAATCAATGGGATTGGCAAGAGAGTCATCTACTGCTCAAAGCCAATTTTCCGTTGGCCTTTTCCGCGCCGCTGGCGACCTATGAAATTCCGTTTGGAGCGATCGAGCGCAGTACGTTAGGGGAGACCTCACAAGAGCGGGCCAAGTGGGAAGTGCCTGCGTTGCGGTGGGCCAATCTGAGTGGCGACGGCATGGGACTGGCGGTCTTGAATGATTGCAAGTATGGCTACGATGCCAAGCCCAATGGGCTGAGATTGACCCTGTTGCGATCGCCCACTTGGCCCGATCCTAACTCCGATTTAGGCCGACACGAGTTTGTCTATCGTCTGGTTCCCCATGCGGGCAATTGGCGAGCTGCGGGCATTGTGCGCCAGGGCTGGCATCTGAATAACGCCCTCTATCCCTTGCCACAGGGGAGTATTTCTGGCGATCGCCCCCTCATCGAGATTGACAGCGAGGCGATCGTGCTGGCGGCTTGGAAGCGGGCAGAAGACGGCGCGGGCTGGATTGTGCGGTTATACGAGTCTTGTGGGGAAAGTGTCACCACTGAGGTGCAGGTCTCGCAGGCGATCGGTTCGCTGCAGGTTTGCGACCTGTTGGAGAATGCTATGTCTGAGTTGCCCGCACGAGGCGATCGATTTGCAGTCACGTTTAAGCCTTTTGAAATTCAGACTTACAGACTTCAATTGCAAGCTTGA
- a CDS encoding GNAT family N-acetyltransferase, which translates to MRVRVPPSALKQCSSDTTTHHSRPPEQSLCGDLAAVQSCVKFGRIDSVDKVRMRLPRPKILQGDIEIELDRMRPQEKQAARTLFNRVIAEGMTYAFSKPLTEAEFEEYWMPGDTYVVRADTELLGAFYLKPNFPGRCKHIANAGFIVQSACRNMGIGRFMTETMLSLAKQAGYAAVMFNLVFETNHVAIALWRSLGFSTIGRIPHAARLSNGQTVDALMFYRELSDIA; encoded by the coding sequence ATGAGGGTTCGAGTCCCTCCGTCCGCACTCAAACAATGCAGCAGCGATACCACCACACACCACAGTCGGCCTCCCGAGCAAAGCTTGTGCGGGGATTTGGCCGCTGTTCAGTCTTGCGTCAAGTTTGGAAGGATCGATTCAGTGGATAAGGTGAGGATGCGCCTTCCCAGACCAAAAATTCTGCAGGGCGATATCGAGATCGAACTCGATCGCATGCGCCCTCAAGAAAAGCAGGCAGCGCGCACGTTATTCAATCGGGTCATCGCGGAAGGAATGACCTATGCCTTTAGCAAGCCACTCACGGAGGCAGAGTTTGAGGAGTACTGGATGCCGGGAGACACGTATGTGGTGCGAGCGGACACAGAGCTCTTAGGGGCGTTCTATCTCAAGCCCAATTTTCCCGGTCGCTGCAAGCATATTGCTAACGCAGGGTTTATCGTGCAGTCAGCCTGCCGCAATATGGGAATCGGGCGGTTTATGACAGAGACAATGCTCTCGCTGGCCAAACAGGCGGGCTATGCGGCGGTGATGTTCAATCTCGTGTTTGAAACCAACCATGTCGCGATCGCGCTATGGCGATCGCTGGGGTTTAGTACCATTGGCCGCATCCCTCATGCCGCTCGGCTCAGCAACGGTCAGACCGTCGATGCCCTCATGTTTTATCGAGAGTTGAGTGATATCGCTTGA